GTTGGCTGCGCGGCAGGGTGAGCAGCACCTGCCAGGCGCGCTCCAGTGTCTGCTCCAGCGTGCGCCGTTCGTCGCGGCGCTGGTGGACGAAGCCGTGCGCGAACGCCTCGTCGAAGGCCAGGTAGCGGCGGTCGGTGGGGCTCAGCGCCGCCTGCCCGACCAGATCGGCCAGCTCCCGGACCTGGCGGGCCCGGGCCAGTGCGGCGAGCAGCTGGGCGGCGACATCGAGGTGGTCGTCGCGGGTGCGGCCGGGGCCGGCGCCCTTGCGCATGAGCCGGGACAGCGAGGACAGGGCGTCGACCGGCGGGTAGACGCCCTTGGCGTGCATCTCGCGGGAGAGCACGACCTGTCCTTCGGTGATGTACCCGGTGAGGTCGGGGACGGGGTGGGTGATGTCACCGGCCGGCATGGTGAGCAGCGGCAGCACGGTCACCGACCCCGGCAGCCCGCGGATGCGTCCGCAGCGCTCGTAGAGGGACGCGAGGTCGCTGTAGAGGTAGCCGGGGTAGGCGCGGCGGGCCGGGATCTCGCCGCGGGCCGCGGAGACCTCGCGCAGCGCCTCGGCGTAACTGGTCATGTCGGTCATCACCACCAGCACATGCCGGCCGCCGGTGAACGCCAGCTCCTCGGCGATCGTCAGCGCGATGCGCGGGGTGAGGATGCGTTCGATCACCGGGTCGGCGGCGGTGTTGAGCAGCAGCACCAGTTCGCCCGCCGCGGAGCGCTCCTCCAGCGCGTCGCGCACGAAACCGGCGTCCGCGTGGGTGACTCCCATGGCGGCGAACACCACGCTGAACGGCTCTCCCCCGGCCGTCGACTGGGCCGCGATCTGCGCGGCCAGCTCCAGGTGCGGCAGGCCCGCCGCGGAGAACACCGGCAGCTTCTGACCGCGTACGAGGGTCGTCAGGGCGTCCACCGCGCTGACCCCGGTGAGCACCGGTTCGGCCGGCGGCTCGCGGCGCACGGGGTTGACGGGGTTGCCGCCGACCGCCGAGGTGGTGGAGCCGAAGACGGGCGGGCCTCCGTCGAGCGGTTCGCCGCGGCCGTTGCAGACCCGGCCGAGCCAGCCGG
Above is a genomic segment from Streptomyces sp. SLBN-31 containing:
- a CDS encoding V-type ATP synthase subunit B, whose product is MTDTRDTQDTRGWGLVEYTSIRELHGPLVVVDKVEGVGWDEFVLFTLDSGEQRHGLVLDVDRGTAVVQVLQDTAEIDPARIRAAFTGTPLRIPVGPGWLGRVCNGRGEPLDGGPPVFGSTTSAVGGNPVNPVRREPPAEPVLTGVSAVDALTTLVRGQKLPVFSAAGLPHLELAAQIAAQSTAGGEPFSVVFAAMGVTHADAGFVRDALEERSAAGELVLLLNTAADPVIERILTPRIALTIAEELAFTGGRHVLVVMTDMTSYAEALREVSAARGEIPARRAYPGYLYSDLASLYERCGRIRGLPGSVTVLPLLTMPAGDITHPVPDLTGYITEGQVVLSREMHAKGVYPPVDALSSLSRLMRKGAGPGRTRDDHLDVAAQLLAALARARQVRELADLVGQAALSPTDRRYLAFDEAFAHGFVHQRRDERRTLEQTLERAWQVLLTLPRSQLSMLPAEFLDAHAAPEGG